CGTTCCTCGCTTTCTTCCATGGCCCGCCGGGCACGGTTCTCATTGGTCATGTCCTGGACCAGGCTGATCACGCACGGATCGCCTGCAATCTCAATCGGAACGAACGAAACGAAGCAGTCGTAAATCTGTCCTGATTTGCCGCGCAGGCTCACGGTCTGCTTCCGCGCCGCGTTTCCGCTGGCCACCTCTCGCAGGGCGTTCAGGCGCTCCGTGTCATCGACCCACAGGTTCAGCTCGGACGCTGGTTGACCGATGAGCTCGTCCCGGATGTACCCGGTGAGGTCCTCGAAGGCCGGGTTGACATCCAGGAAGACCCGGTCGCTCAGGCGGGTCAGGGCCACAGGCATGGGGCTGGCCGCGAAGATCCTGGAGACGCGCTGTTCACTTCTCTGGAGGGCGACCTGCGCCTGATGATGTTCAGTGACGTCACGGGTAATCACGGAGACGCCGTCCTCCGCGGGGTAGGTGGTGACTTCAACCCATTTCTGAATTTCGCTCGAGAATGCGGTTTCCCGTTGTGGGGATGAGGCGTCCCTGGCGCGGAGGATGCTTTGACCGAGTGGGGTGAGCGGAGCCGTAGGAAATACGTCTATGAGCCGGTGCCCGACAAGATCTGTGGGCGTCCGTCCAGCGATCGCGGCGCCAGATCCGTTCACGTACGTAATAACGCCGTCCTGGTCCAGCGACGTGACCCCATCCGTCACCCGGTCGAGCGTGGAGGAAAGCACCCTGGCACTCTGCGCGGCACTCTGTCTGGCTTCTTCACGGGTCGTCACATCATTCTGGAACCCGAGGTAGTGTGTCACCTGACCTGCGGTATTCCTGACGGGACTCAAGGTGAGCTCATTATGGAAGAGGGTGCCGTCCCGGCGATAGTTGCGCAGGACCACGGTGACGCTCTGTCCATGCCTGATCGCTTTTCGAATCTCCGCGACTTCAGGTTGCTGAGGTTCAGCGCCTTGCAGGAAGCGACAGTTCCGACCCAGGATTTCAGCCGGACCGAAGCCGGTCAGCCGTTCGAACGCCGGGTTGGCGTACACGATCGGGTGATCCCCCTCAAGGGCGTCGGTGACCACGACACCCACCACACACGCGTGCAGGGCGTCGGTCAGGAGGGACGAAGGAAGTGCCGATGGCGCCATGGGGGATCTCCTTCAGGTCGGGATCGTGGGAAGGGTAATTCGTGTCTGGCGCGGGCGTCGCCCCGCAGTCCCGACCTCGGTTCGGGGGTGCTGAACACCAGGCTCCGGCTCTGGAGATGATGGTCCAGACTACCCTCTGAGCGCCCGGGTCGGCTGTGGGGCACAGGGCTATGAATAGTCGTTCTGTGACACCGCCTTATCGCTGTCATTCTGGACTCTGGTGGTGACGCCATTCCTTCGCCCAGTTCGGGGGACCTTTCACTACCGTGAAGGTGCCAGGGGCGGTGGAGCGGTCCGGCTGGCGACTCACGTCGCGCAATGACATCACTCCCTGTTGCACTCCGAAGATGACATCGGCAGGTGGCCCGCAGATTGCAGCCATGCATCCGGTAGGGGTGGGATGATCCGTACGGTGCGTGGGTACGGGTCGCGCTCCTGATCCCCGGCAGGAGGAATGGCTGCTAGCGTCGCGGGCGCGCTGCCCTATGGAATCAAGAGCGGCAGCACCACTGGCCTCCCTGCCGTCCATGTAAGCGCCGCTTGAACCTGGAGCCCGCCCAACAGCAGTCCTCGTGTGAGCAGGTCAGGCAGAGGCAAGTCAGGAGCCGCGCGGTCGCTTCTGAGGGGCTGCCGCGTCGGCAAGGCTTTTGGTTCACGGTGAGCGAGGCTGCCTATCGGGTTCGTACTTGCGCCGGGCGATGTATCGCTCCACGGCAGCAACGCTGACCTTCAAGGGTGTGCACCGATGGGCTGAATCCCACAGGCATGGTGTGCCGGACGGTCAGGAGCGGCGTCCCTTCTCAGGCGAGCGCGAGGTCAGCTACTGGCGAACGATCCAGAAACCGTTTGAGCACGGTGGTGAAGGCGTCCGGCTCCGTGAAGTTGGGAATGTGTCCCACCCCCGGCAGGAAAGTGAGTTCTGCATCTGGAAGGTGCTGTGCCAGGTAGTGCGCGACGCTGGTCGGGACCGCGCTGTCGGCCCGGGTCTGCGTCACCAGCACCGGGTGCCGGGCTTGCTCCAGCAGGTCACGGTAATCGGACTCGAAGATGGCCCGCGCCACCACACCCGCCACTTCCGGCCGCACGCCCCGAACCCGCTGTGCAACCTCCTGGAGCACCAGGGACACCGGCTGGTTGAGCAGCATGCCGGTCAGGGCGTCCTGCCAGCCCTGCCGCCCATCCACCAGGTTGTAGAACCCGTCGACGTCGGCCCGTTCGAAGCCACCGTGGTATTTCGGATCGTTCAGGTAGCGTGGGCTGGCGCCAATGAACACCAGCGCGTCGAACCGGTCCGGACGCTCCAACGAGGCCAGCAGCCCAACCATCGCACTCATGGAGGCCCCCAGCAGGGTGATATTTTTCAGGTTCAGGTCGTCGATCAGGCGGACCATATCTGCCGCGTACCCTTCAAGCCGGTGGTGACGGTCGGCCTGCCACAATGCGGGGTCCGCCTGGCCAAATCCGGCCAGATCGTAGGTCACGATCCGGTGGGTGTCCCCAAAAGCCGCAACCTGGTGCCGGAAGATGCCCTGGTGCGAGCAGAACCCGTGCGCACACAGCAGGGTACGTGCCCCGGAGCCGGAGATCGTGGCGTGGGACTGTTGGGCAAACATAGAGTCACTGTGGGTCATGGGGATCCTCCTGGACAGGAAACTGCTCCCGGGTTGTCAGTTGTACAAACGTATCGACCACCTGAGCGTCAAGGAGAATCCCTGCTTCTTTTCGAAGCTGCGCTGCGGCTTCCTCATGCGTCCAGGCTTTCTTGTAGGGCCGCTCACTGGTCAGGGCGTCGTAGACGTCCACCACCGCGAACACCCGCGCGGCCAGTGGAATGTCCGCGCCTGCCAGTCCCTTGGGATAGCCACTCCCATTCCAGCGCTCCTGGTGGTACAGCACGACTTCCAGGGTGGTTGCGGGCAGTGAAGGGATATGGTGCAGCATCTCGTACCCGATGCCGGGGTGACGCTTGATGACCTCCCACTCTTCAGCGTCAAGCTTGCCGGGCTTGAGCAGGATGGCGTCAGGAATGGCGACCTTGCCGGTGTCGTGCAGGAACGCACCCCAGCGCAGGGCGTCCAGGTCATCTCCGGAGAAGCCCAGCGCCTGGCCGAGTTGCTCGGTCAGGGCCACCACGCGGTCAGTGTGACCCTTGGTCTCGTAATCGCGGTACTCCAGCGCCAGGCCCAGCGCCCGCAGGGTCTCCTCACGGGACTCCTTGAGTTCGTCGAGGTGGGCGCTGCGCTCCACGGCGCGGCTGGCCTGTTCACTCACGCTGGTCAGAAGGCGGCGGGTGTCCGCGTCAATCTCAACGCGTTCGTTCGTGCCGAAGGTCATGAAGCCACGCAGCACACCGCGCGCGACCACGGGCAGCACTGCCAGCGACGTCCAGACCGGCCGGGGCAGCGGTTCTGGCGGAGTGAACAAGGCTTGATCCTGCCCCGCGAAGTACGCCTGGTGCCGCCGCAGTGCTTTTCCGATGTCACCGGTGCGGTGGACCTGCTCCAGAGGGGCAACCCAGGCGAGCATCTCACCTGATTCCTGCCCAGCCTGCAACGGTTCAATCAGGGTGTCGCCGTTGATCGGGAAATAGAAACCGTACCGGAAGGGCGTCAGGTCCAGGCAGCGCTCCAGGGCGGTGTGAATGTGCTGCTCGACGCCCTCCTGCGCCGCGAACTCGGCTGTCAGGTTCACCAGGTGCTGGAAGCGGCACAGCTGAAGGTGCAGGGCGTCCTCCGCTTCTTTGCGTGACGTGACGTCCCGGGTGGCGACATGCACTTCTACGAGTACCCCGGTCTCATCGGTTACCCTCCGGAGGGTGCTTTCCACCCACAGGTAGGTTCCATCCGGGCGCCGCATCCGGTGCGCGGGAATGGGCGTGTGGGCAGTCCAGGCGGCTTCGACCATTGGCTGATCCTCTGGGTGCAGCAGCTCTTTTACCCCATAGGTGCCCAGTTCCTCCGGCGTGTACCCCAGCATGTTGTTGGCAGCAGGTGACACGTACAGACAGACACCGCCAGCACTGAAAATGCGGATCAGCGTATCGGACTGCTCCCCGAACAGTTGCAGTCGGCGCTCGCTCGTCCGGCGCGCCTCTTCGGCCTCCATGCGGCTGGTGACGTCACGCGTATTAATGACCACACCGCACAGATCCGGGTCATGAATGGCATTGGTGCCGGTGGATTCCAGCCATACCCAATGACCCGCCTTGTGCTGAAAGCGGTAGGAGACTAGGCGTGGTAGAGGACTGCGCACCGCCTCGCCGAACTCCCGCAACACGCGGTCGCGGTCTTCCGGGTGAATGCCTTCGAACACGGTGTGTCCGAGGCGTTCCTCGGGCGTGTAGCCCACCATTCGTGTCAGGGCGGGACTGATGAATTTCGTTGTTCCATCCAGCGCGATGACGGACACCACGTCGGAACTGTAGTCCGCGAGCTTACGGTAGAGCCGCTCTTGCTGCTGGAGTCGTGCGTTCAGGTCACCGCGCTCCAGGGCCAACGCACACTGGGCCGCGACGCTGCGCAGGTGCTGGCGTTCGGTTTCACTGAGGGCCCGTTCCTCCCGGAAGGAAAGCGTGATCGCTCCGATGACCTGTCCGTTGCTCTTGAGTGTCAGCACGGCATGGCTGCCGGTATCCGGGGCGTGGGCGTGTTGCAGGTGTGGGTACAGAACGTGCCAGTCCTCCCTGGTCAGGAAGAGATCGTGACCTTGCCGCAGGGCGTCTGCGGCGGGGACAGGCGAGTCCAGGGGAAAGCGCCGCCAGGGACGCTCGATGCGCTCGGGGTACCCGGCGGTTCCCAGGACGTTCACATGCTGAGCGTCGTCGTCCAGCCGCACGACGCCTCCAGCGATGGCCCCCATGGCGTCGAGTCCTTGCAGGAGAATGACCTGCACAACCTGGTCAGTGGTGCTCGTGCTGGCGAGGGCCATACTCAGTCCTTCCAGCGCCCGGGCACGCTTCTCGGCCTGGATCTCGACGGTGACATCCCGCGCCTGCACCAGGATGCCGCGCACGTTGGGGTTGTCCAGCAGGTTGACGGCGGTGCCTTTCATCCAGCGCCAGCTGCCGTTGGCATGCCGCACGCGGTACGGGCACAGCGTCAGTGTCATTCCCGGCTCGGAATGATGCACTTGCCGGACAATTCGTTCACGATCATCCGGGTGGAGGTAGTCCAGGTTGACGTGGTGGTGCTGGGGCGTGGGGTTGCGGTCGCAACCGAGATGATGGTGAGCGGAGGGACTCTGATACAGGATCTGTCCACGCTGATCGAGCACAGTAATGATGTCGGCGCTGTGTTCGATCAAGACCTGAAAAGAGCTTTCGTTGTTGTGCAAGGCACTGAGCGTAAAAGGAGTTGTGCGAAATTCGGTCATAAGGGCCTCGCCAGATTCGGTTCTGCATGAACCTAACATGGACTAACATCGGCTAAAGGCCATCACACCTCACTTACAGCTTGATGTTGCAAGTGCTCCTTTCCTTACAATGAAGGGAAGCACCAGTTATCTCAGGAAGTTGCGGGCCGGGTGGAGACCCGGGCTCACACTCTGTCCAGCCCAGAACGCCGCCAGAACGACATCGTGGAGACCACGGGTGGCGCCGTGAGACCAGCGTCACAGCGCATAACCAAGGATTGCCTACAGAATTTCGGGCCCTCGTGGGCGACGTACGAATCTGCTCAGGGAAGCGGGCTGGCGCAGACGACGTGGTAGCCGTGAAGGTGTCACCCACTGAAGGCTTGCGCTTGTGCGGGCATCGAGACGTTTTCAGGCTCGGCGACCGTCACCGGCGCCCCTCCTTCTGAGCCCGGTGACTCTGTTTCTCACAGTACATGCGCTCGTCACTCAAGCGCAGGAGCTCCGCAGCTGAGCGCGCTTCTGCCGGGAACGCCGCGATCCCCACACTGACATCCGCCCCAGGAAAGCCCGCCTGTCTCACTTCATCCACGGCCACCCTCACCCGCTGCCGCACGGCCTCAAAGCCTCCTGTTCCGGTGTGACTCAGAACGGCGACAAACTCATCACCACCAAATCGGTACAGCTGATCTTCGCGCCGCCACCCCACACGCATCTTCCTGGCGAACGTCCGCAGGAAATCATCCCCGCGGGCGTGACCTTCACGGTCGTTGATGGCTTTAAGGCCGTCCAGGTCGAACGTCACGATGCTGACGGCGTAAGCGTGCCTGGAAGCGCTGTTCAGGGCGGCTTCGAGGGCGGCGTCAAACGCCCGGCGGTTCCCCAACCCGGTGAGACCGTCCGTCAATGCGGCAGCCGCCAGCAGCTCCATACTTTCCCGCCGTTCCAAGGCAACACCGATGCTCCGGGCACCCGCCTCCACTACCCGGCGCTCATGGCTCGTCCAGCGCTCCTTTCCCTGACGCAGGTAGGAGAGGACATACACTTTCCCGTTGACCTCTAGGGGAAGGTGCGCGAGGCTTCTGACTCCGGCCTTCTTATAGAGGCTCAGGACGCGCGGGTTAGTCGCGGCATCTTCGATATACAGAGGACGGCGTTCATCCAGCGCCTGCCACACGAAGACCGGTGAGCGGGGGACGCCCGCCCGCCGGTACTCAAGAAAATCCGCGCCTCCTTTCCCGTGAGCGTGCTGAAGAAAAAGATGGTCTTCCCGGGCCTGCCACAGCAGTAAGGCATCAATACCCACCGCGCTCTTGAGCAGGGCGCAGGAGTCACGCATAACGTCTTCGACCAGACGCGACTGTTCAAGCGTCACGGACAGGGTGAACAGGGTCTCGGCCTCCTGCCGGGCCTGATCCACTTCGCACATCAGCCGCGCTCGTTCTATGGCGTAGCGCAATGAACGTTCCAGCGCGACCGGACTGAGTTCACTTTTGACCAGGTAATCGGCCGCGCCCAGGCGCATGGCGGCCAGATCCACCTGATGATTGTCGACTCCTGTCACAAGAATTGCTGGTGAGGTACATCCGGATGCGCTGAGCAGGTTCAGAATATCCAGCCCACTCTGGGCACCCAGGTGGTAATCCACCAGATATACATCGTGGCACTGAGCGCGTATGAGTTGTGCTGCCGCCGCCGCGCTGCCAGCCCAGTCTGCCTGACAGGACCAGCCCTGAACCTGCTGAAGCAGATCTTCGGTCAGGATGAAATCGTTCTCCTCATCGTCAACGACAAGCACACGCAGTACCTGAGGGGTCAAGTTCAGGCCTCCTGATCCAGCAGGGACACGATCTGTGGCCAGGGCCGAGTGTGATCCCTGATCACGTCCACCCGGGCACGAGGCCCGCTCTCCTCATGCCGGTCGGCCGTGAAACGTCCTGTGTCGGACAGGATTCCAAGCATGCCTGGCCAGCATAGTGTGAAATGTTGAGAACTCGGAACCACTGGAACTCCTTGAACGTGTGCCTTCTGTACGGGTGAATCCTCCCGATGATTTCCCCGGACTCGCACCCGGTGGGGCCCTCAGACCGGATGAATTAAATTCAGTTTAGAAACCACACCCTTGCAAAACCTGCACAATGCGTCACTCTGAAGGTGGCGCAGTCGCCTTCGTGCATCAGTCACCCTCCGGACTGCGCCGCTGACCCTCGGGCCCCCGTTCATTTCGTTTTTTGAGGCAGGGGGTTGCCCTATCATCGCCGCTAGCCGTATGGACCCGCTGACCGGACATTACGGACCCGCAACTGGTGATGCTGTCCGTCCTCGTGGCCATCCTGGCCTGCTACACCACCCTCAGCGTCGTGGGGCGCTTCGAGGCGCGTGCCTCCCATCCGTTCACGCCGCCCGTGCTCCTGAGTGCCCTGATCATGGGTCTGGGCTCCCACGAAGCTCTGACCCTGGCACGCTGGGACATGCTGAGTGTCGCGTGGACCTTCCGGTGGGGGACACACTCCGCTTGCCACTGGAACCAGCACTCGTGGGATAAAGACGTACACGCTGAGGGAGCACATGCAGCAGACCATTCTGGTGATCGAAGACGATCCCGACACCACCCGGATCCTGAGCTCTGAACTGAAGGACGCCGGATTCCGGGTGCTGACTGCCCCGAATGCGGTCTCCGGCCTCATCTGCGCGCGCTCCGAACCGCTCGACCTGGTCATCCTGGATCTCGGCCTGCCAGATATGCACGGCTCGGAAGTCGCCCGGCGTCTACGGCGGACAGGTCAGGTGCCGATCGTGGTTCTGACAGCCATGGACACGCTGGAGACCAAGGTCGCGTTGTTCGAGGCTGGGGCGTCGGACTACCTCACCAAGCCGTTTACGCCGAAGGAACTGCTGGCCCGGGTACGTGTTCAACTCCGTAAACAGGAGCCTGCTGGAGAGGTCAGGGTTGGCGCGCTCAAGCTGCTCCTTCACCAGCGGTTGTGTTTGTATGGTGGCCATGAAGTGCGGCTGTCGCCGAAGGAGTTTGAACTCCTGGCCCTGCTGGCGGAAGTTCCGGGGCGAGTGTACAGCCGGGAGGTGATCGTCTCGGAGGTGTGGCCGGAGGGGGCGGGGAGCAATGTCGTGGAGGTGCACCTGGCGAACCTGCGAACCAAGCTGCGTCAGGCGGGAGCGCCAGAACTGGTGAGGACAGCTCGGGGGGTCGGGTACGCGCTGCGCGATCCCGGGTGACGTCCCTGCCGGATGTTCCATTCTTATACCTGCTGAACCTCACCTATCCACCCCCCTCCCTCCTCTCCCCTTCCCGCTGCAGCACAAGCCCAGGCAGAATGCCAGAAACACCACATCAGGATCGATAAGGAACTGCGGCCGGGGTTCTGGAGAGTGGGGGTCCCGCCATCTGGCCACTGCTGACGACAACTGCAAGGAGCTCACCGACGTTCAACGGCTACAGAACACTGGCCTGCGCTGAGCAATCCAGGAAGTACCTCTAGGTACAGCGCCCGCTGGCGACCGACTATGATGGCCTCTTGATGCCGAGCCGTCCCGTTCCCGCGCCCTCCCGCGCCGAGCACTTCCGCCAGTTGAAGAAGGTGTTCAGCCCGCTGAGTCCACGCTTTGTGGCGGACGAACTGGGGTGCACCCTCGAGCAGGCCACCGTGATGCTGTACGGGTCAGCGGCCAGGATGTACTGCTGGGTGCGCCTGAGTGACCTCGCCAGCCTTTCCGGCGTGGCCCAAGCCGAGGTCGAGAGTTGGGTGCGGCGTCATCACCTGCCGTGCTTGACCATCGGACCGCGCAGGCTCCCGACCACCCTCCTGATTCACGTGTTGGATGGCCAGCAGTTCCTGCAGGGGTCGCCATTCTCTGGGGCGGACTGGACGTATCTGGCGCGCTTTCGGGCGCCGATCGTTAAGCGGGTTCCCAAAGCAAACCATGACCCGGAAGTGGACTGGCGGCTGGCGCAGGGCGCGGTATGGCCGGTGACCGCGGAACGCCTGGCGGAGGCGGTGTACGGCACACGCAGCGCGGCAGCCTTGGGGCAGATCCGCCGACTGGTCCGTCTCTGGGAGGCGCAGGGGCGAATCGTGTGTTTTGCGCGGGGGTCGTATGACCGGGTGCGGCCGGACATCGTCCTGGATCCATCCGTGTTTGGCCGGAGTGTCTTGCCCAAAGCGGAGATTCAGACCTTGAAGGACCATCATCCGGAGGTGCAGCACTGGCCTTCCCGGGCGCTGGCGGCGGCGTGGCGGGGGTACAGCCGGCTGTACGGGGCTCCACGGCTACCGGTGCTGGCCCGGCGCGAGCCTACTCTGCTGGAGTACCTGCTGGTGCGTCAATTGAATCCAGACTCTGAAGTGCTTGGGTTGGACGCGCAGTATGAGACGTGGTGCCAGGACGCGGCCCTCTACCGCCTGATCCCGGCGCCCTCGGAGGACCGGCCGCTGGTGACGGTGGAGAACATCGAGTCGGGGCGCATTGACTTTCAGGCACTGGCGAAGGCAACGCGGGAGGGGTTGCAGCTCAGGTTTGAGCAGCGCGGGGCGGGGCGCGTGGCGCAGGTGAAGGGCTCAACGTAAGCGCGAGCACCGTCGTGTGGCTTGTCCAGGCTCCACTCCTGCATGTTCTCGTGGCAGGTCAGGGAATGACCCCCTGGAGGTGCTTGAGGGGGGTCATGGGTTCAGGGGGTGGATGTTGTTGAGGGCGGAGGTGGCCGGACCGAGTTGCCCCAGAGGCCGACAGCACCCGCCTGGGCCATTCCTGCACTCAGTGTCAGCGTGGCGATTAAAGCGCACAGCGTCTTTTTCATCATGTCTCCCGGAAATGGATCCTGTGCAGCGTACACCATCAGCACACGGGGCACGTTATGAAATCAGCCAGGGCGCGCACATTCAGCAGCGCCCGTCTTAGGTTCGCATGGTTCACGCACTCATCCTGACAGCAGCGTGGGTTATGTGCGGGAGCATCCCGTACCAGGCTCTTATGGCGAAACCGGTCCTCAAGGGGAAGCGGTGTCGGGCACGACGTTGCCGACGTCCTCACCACCGCAGTAGCTAAAGGTGCCATCAGAATCAGTAGGGTAAGACGACACGATTCTACGGACCCCGGCCAATTCGCGAATCCGAACCGATATCACGCCCTGATGGATGACGCGTGTTCGTGGCGGGGGCTTGCGGTCATTATCAGATGACGCCCTGCTGGTGCTGCTGGCGTGGCCGTTCCGCCTGGGAATCGGCGCAGTCGCGTTACTCGTTCTGAGCCGCCGGTCAGCGTACTGGAACATGACCTGGGCAGACGAAAGCAACACGGCCGGTAACATCCTGCCCGAACTGACCGTTGGAGGCGTGAACGTCGGCCGCCTGCTGATCGAACTGTCCTACCGGGTACAGGTGTGAACGTCGGTGAGGACGGCCAGTTGCGTGACCAGGGCCTCGTATGCCAGGGCCGGGTGGGGGGGTGAGCCAGGGTGCGAAGGTTCGTTCCACCCACGCACGGTGGCCGCGGCGCCCGGCATCGAGCAGGGGGAGAGGGCCGGGTAGCGGGGTTCCTGTGCCAGAATCCGCAGGACCCGGTGACCTTCGCGTCCGTAGTGGTCGAGAAGGTTGTTCAGGGCGCCGGTGAGCTGGCCAACGGGCGCTTCATCGCGCTGGTGGGCGACCCTGCTGGTGGGCATGCTGGCCGGCCGCGCTAATCAGCTGTTCTTTGGATTCGAAGTGCCGGAGGACGGTCTGCACGGTGACACCGGCCCGGGACGCAACCTGGTCGAGGGTGATCTGGTCGAGCCAGCGTTCGGCTGCGAGGGTCAGCATGGCCTCCAGGATCAGCTCGCGGGTGCGGGCTGCGATCCCGGCTTGCGCGGTTCCTCGGTACGACCGCCTGGGTTTGGGGGGTCAGACCCTCACAGTCGACCCACTCGCCCTCGCCACCTGGGACACGGCTGCGCGCGAATGATGGATTGCCTGTGGAGCGCACCGCGTAATTGGTGGCGCCGGTCAATCAGTACCGAGGCACTAGATAATCGAGTAATGCGCCTCCTTTGATGAAAACCAACTGCGTGACCCACAGGACCTCAGTCTGGCCGGGGGAGTCGTGCGGCTGATCTGGACCCTTTGAGTGAGATTGGATATGACGCTTGCCAACAGGTGACGGGACCAGGGTGCGCTGCGTTGCGGGACCGGCACTTTCGCTGCCGCCTATGAAAAATTTTCACAGCTTTGGCCCGCTTGACAGAAATTAATTTTTAGAAGTACGATTGCTTTACCGGTAAACCTGCCTCTGAGGAGACTTAGTGTCACAGGTCGCGTCACGTTTCCCTGCTGCCAGCGGTGCGGTCATTCGCATCCGGCAACAAGCCACCAACCTTTCTCCCACACTGCAGCGTGTCGCTGCGTATGTCAGCGGGCATACCGAATCGGTCATGCATATGACCATTACCGAGCTGGCCACCGCAGCCCTGGTCAGTGAAGCTACCGTCACCCGTCTGTGCCGCAAACTCGGATTTGCCGGATTTCACGCTTTCAAGATTGCGCTGGCCTCGGACGTGGCCGGTCGTGACACCCAGCACCCCGACGAGACTGGTCTCGATCCTGGCGTTCATCTCATGCGTCAGACCTGCCTCACCCTTGAAAATACGCTTCAGCTGTCCAATCCAAGAGCGCTCACCCAGGTGGCCCTGGCCATTGACCGGGCTCCGCGCGTCGACCTCACAGGACAGGGGAACAGCGGTCTGGTCGCACAGTACTTCTCACACCGCCTGATGCGCCTGGGCATCACCGCCGTCGCCCACACCGACCCGCACATTGCCGCGGTCAGCATCAGCACCATCCCCAGCGACGGCGTCGTCATCGGCATCTCCAGCAGTGGCAGCACCATCGACACGGTGCAGCACCTCCGCCTGGCCCGCGCACAGGGTCATTACACGGTCGCACTCACCCACCGGGCCAGCAGCCCTGTAACCCGGTACGCCGACACAGTCCTGTTCACCGCAGCTCAGGAGGATCCCATCACCGATTCCGTGCTGGCGACCCTCAGCAGCCAGACCCTGATGCTCGAGTTCCTGTACA
The nucleotide sequence above comes from Deinococcus malanensis. Encoded proteins:
- a CDS encoding MurR/RpiR family transcriptional regulator translates to MSQVASRFPAASGAVIRIRQQATNLSPTLQRVAAYVSGHTESVMHMTITELATAALVSEATVTRLCRKLGFAGFHAFKIALASDVAGRDTQHPDETGLDPGVHLMRQTCLTLENTLQLSNPRALTQVALAIDRAPRVDLTGQGNSGLVAQYFSHRLMRLGITAVAHTDPHIAAVSISTIPSDGVVIGISSSGSTIDTVQHLRLARAQGHYTVALTHRASSPVTRYADTVLFTAAQEDPITDSVLATLSSQTLMLEFLYTALLSRRPEAQTMLRVTAESVVDKKY
- a CDS encoding PAS domain-containing protein, whose amino-acid sequence is MAPSALPSSLLTDALHACVVGVVVTDALEGDHPIVYANPAFERLTGFGPAEILGRNCRFLQGAEPQQPEVAEIRKAIRHGQSVTVVLRNYRRDGTLFHNELTLSPVRNTAGQVTHYLGFQNDVTTREEARQSAAQSARVLSSTLDRVTDGVTSLDQDGVITYVNGSGAAIAGRTPTDLVGHRLIDVFPTAPLTPLGQSILRARDASSPQRETAFSSEIQKWVEVTTYPAEDGVSVITRDVTEHHQAQVALQRSEQRVSRIFAASPMPVALTRLSDRVFLDVNPAFEDLTGYIRDELIGQPASELNLWVDDTERLNALREVASGNAARKQTVSLRGKSGQIYDCFVSFVPIEIAGDPCVISLVQDMTNENRARRAMEESEER
- a CDS encoding alpha/beta fold hydrolase yields the protein MTHSDSMFAQQSHATISGSGARTLLCAHGFCSHQGIFRHQVAAFGDTHRIVTYDLAGFGQADPALWQADRHHRLEGYAADMVRLIDDLNLKNITLLGASMSAMVGLLASLERPDRFDALVFIGASPRYLNDPKYHGGFERADVDGFYNLVDGRQGWQDALTGMLLNQPVSLVLQEVAQRVRGVRPEVAGVVARAIFESDYRDLLEQARHPVLVTQTRADSAVPTSVAHYLAQHLPDAELTFLPGVGHIPNFTEPDAFTTVLKRFLDRSPVADLALA
- a CDS encoding PAS domain S-box protein codes for the protein MTEFRTTPFTLSALHNNESSFQVLIEHSADIITVLDQRGQILYQSPSAHHHLGCDRNPTPQHHHVNLDYLHPDDRERIVRQVHHSEPGMTLTLCPYRVRHANGSWRWMKGTAVNLLDNPNVRGILVQARDVTVEIQAEKRARALEGLSMALASTSTTDQVVQVILLQGLDAMGAIAGGVVRLDDDAQHVNVLGTAGYPERIERPWRRFPLDSPVPAADALRQGHDLFLTREDWHVLYPHLQHAHAPDTGSHAVLTLKSNGQVIGAITLSFREERALSETERQHLRSVAAQCALALERGDLNARLQQQERLYRKLADYSSDVVSVIALDGTTKFISPALTRMVGYTPEERLGHTVFEGIHPEDRDRVLREFGEAVRSPLPRLVSYRFQHKAGHWVWLESTGTNAIHDPDLCGVVINTRDVTSRMEAEEARRTSERRLQLFGEQSDTLIRIFSAGGVCLYVSPAANNMLGYTPEELGTYGVKELLHPEDQPMVEAAWTAHTPIPAHRMRRPDGTYLWVESTLRRVTDETGVLVEVHVATRDVTSRKEAEDALHLQLCRFQHLVNLTAEFAAQEGVEQHIHTALERCLDLTPFRYGFYFPINGDTLIEPLQAGQESGEMLAWVAPLEQVHRTGDIGKALRRHQAYFAGQDQALFTPPEPLPRPVWTSLAVLPVVARGVLRGFMTFGTNERVEIDADTRRLLTSVSEQASRAVERSAHLDELKESREETLRALGLALEYRDYETKGHTDRVVALTEQLGQALGFSGDDLDALRWGAFLHDTGKVAIPDAILLKPGKLDAEEWEVIKRHPGIGYEMLHHIPSLPATTLEVVLYHQERWNGSGYPKGLAGADIPLAARVFAVVDVYDALTSERPYKKAWTHEEAAAQLRKEAGILLDAQVVDTFVQLTTREQFPVQEDPHDPQ
- a CDS encoding helix-turn-helix domain-containing protein, encoding MLTLAAERWLDQITLDQVASRAGVTVQTVLRHFESKEQLISAAGQHAHQQGRPPAR
- a CDS encoding response regulator transcription factor, whose product is MQQTILVIEDDPDTTRILSSELKDAGFRVLTAPNAVSGLICARSEPLDLVILDLGLPDMHGSEVARRLRRTGQVPIVVLTAMDTLETKVALFEAGASDYLTKPFTPKELLARVRVQLRKQEPAGEVRVGALKLLLHQRLCLYGGHEVRLSPKEFELLALLAEVPGRVYSREVIVSEVWPEGAGSNVVEVHLANLRTKLRQAGAPELVRTARGVGYALRDPG
- a CDS encoding diguanylate cyclase; the encoded protein is MTPQVLRVLVVDDEENDFILTEDLLQQVQGWSCQADWAGSAAAAAQLIRAQCHDVYLVDYHLGAQSGLDILNLLSASGCTSPAILVTGVDNHQVDLAAMRLGAADYLVKSELSPVALERSLRYAIERARLMCEVDQARQEAETLFTLSVTLEQSRLVEDVMRDSCALLKSAVGIDALLLWQAREDHLFLQHAHGKGGADFLEYRRAGVPRSPVFVWQALDERRPLYIEDAATNPRVLSLYKKAGVRSLAHLPLEVNGKVYVLSYLRQGKERWTSHERRVVEAGARSIGVALERRESMELLAAAALTDGLTGLGNRRAFDAALEAALNSASRHAYAVSIVTFDLDGLKAINDREGHARGDDFLRTFARKMRVGWRREDQLYRFGGDEFVAVLSHTGTGGFEAVRQRVRVAVDEVRQAGFPGADVSVGIAAFPAEARSAAELLRLSDERMYCEKQSHRAQKEGRR